One stretch of Burkholderiales bacterium DNA includes these proteins:
- a CDS encoding branched-chain amino acid ABC transporter permease, translating into MDIFLQQLINGIVLGSIYALVALGYTMVYGILGLINFAHGEVVMIGAMVALAVIQALLGSALPGPLIVVLGLGVAIPLCMALGFSIERIAYRPLRKAPRLAPLITAIGVSIVLQNVAMIIWGRQYIAFPPVLPLVRHSIGGATITELQIFIVLLAAVVMAALLFLVHKTRLGRAMRATSQNPEVAGLMGVDINTIISITFIVGSALAAVAGVMVAAYYGLAHYFMGFTLGLKAFTAAVLGGIGNIGGAMLGGLLLGIIESLGAGYIGALTGGFLGSHYQDVFAFFVLILVLVFRPSGLMGERVAERA; encoded by the coding sequence GTGGACATCTTTCTCCAGCAACTGATCAATGGCATCGTGCTGGGAAGCATTTATGCGCTGGTCGCGCTCGGCTACACGATGGTCTACGGCATCCTCGGTCTGATCAACTTCGCGCACGGCGAAGTTGTCATGATCGGCGCCATGGTCGCGCTGGCAGTCATCCAGGCGCTGCTCGGTTCGGCGCTGCCGGGGCCTTTGATCGTCGTACTCGGTCTCGGCGTCGCCATCCCGCTGTGCATGGCGCTTGGCTTTTCGATCGAGCGCATCGCGTATCGGCCACTGCGCAAAGCGCCGCGGCTCGCGCCTCTGATTACCGCAATCGGCGTTTCCATCGTGCTGCAGAATGTGGCGATGATCATCTGGGGCCGCCAATACATTGCGTTCCCGCCGGTCTTGCCGCTCGTGCGCCACAGCATAGGCGGCGCGACGATTACCGAGTTGCAGATTTTCATCGTGCTGCTTGCCGCCGTAGTCATGGCCGCGCTGCTTTTTCTCGTACACAAAACCCGCCTCGGCCGCGCCATGCGCGCAACCTCGCAGAACCCCGAAGTCGCCGGGCTGATGGGCGTCGATATCAACACGATCATATCGATCACCTTCATCGTCGGTTCGGCGCTCGCTGCCGTAGCCGGCGTCATGGTCGCCGCCTATTACGGGCTCGCGCATTACTTCATGGGTTTCACGCTCGGCCTGAAAGCGTTTACCGCGGCCGTGCTTGGCGGCATCGGCAATATCGGCGGCGCCATGCTCGGCGGACTGTTGCTCGGCATCATCGAAAGCCTCGGCGCGGGCTATATCGGCGCTCTGACCGGCGGCTTTCTCGGCAGTCATTATCAGGATGTGTTTGCGTTTTTCGTGCTAATCCTGGTGCTGGTGTTCCGGCCTTCGGGGCTGATGGGTGAGCGGGTGGCGGAGCGGGCT